Proteins encoded together in one Chitinophaga sp. LS1 window:
- a CDS encoding cryptochrome/photolyase family protein, with translation MEIGLIYPHQLYKHYCHLPPHVYVVEDELYFSQYNFHQQKILLHRASMQYYAGRLKAGGHVVHYIEAQDKRAQTHHLFEYLSAHHVTDIHYIDTTDYLLERRIQRYGEQYNITLHRCASPNFIGDLSYFDKSSKYFMASYYKSERKRLNLLMNGNRPAGGKWSFDTENRKKMPANVAVPAMPIFHYDNYDAARHYIQMHFGHNRGKITQFNYPVTHRQAERMLIFFLKEKLPHFGEYQDAIVKEEHYLFHSILSSSLNIGLLSPETVIKKAISYGTRYRIPLNALEGFIRQVIGWREFMRAVYTKEGVKQRTTNFFGFTRKIPICFYTGETGIPPIDNIIHNLEDRAYVHHIERLMVLGNFMLLCEFDPDEVYRWFMEHFIDAYDWVMVPNVYGMSQFADGGLMSTKPYISSSNYILKMSDYKRGPWCEIWDALFWRFMHVHHELIKNNARLAMLKIPPAKQKHYVEIAEEYLKKICEEVVTVKK, from the coding sequence ATGGAAATCGGTCTCATATATCCACATCAGTTATATAAACATTATTGCCACCTGCCCCCGCATGTTTATGTAGTGGAAGACGAACTGTACTTTTCCCAATACAATTTCCACCAGCAAAAGATATTGCTGCATAGGGCATCTATGCAGTACTATGCCGGCCGGCTCAAAGCTGGCGGGCATGTAGTACATTATATAGAGGCGCAGGATAAAAGGGCACAGACACACCATTTATTCGAATACCTTTCTGCTCATCACGTTACGGACATTCACTACATCGATACCACAGATTACCTGCTGGAACGGAGAATACAGCGCTATGGGGAACAATACAATATCACCCTGCACCGCTGCGCTTCGCCTAACTTCATTGGCGATCTGTCTTATTTTGATAAGAGTAGTAAATATTTCATGGCTTCCTATTATAAATCTGAGAGAAAGCGGTTAAACCTGCTCATGAATGGTAATCGTCCTGCAGGTGGGAAATGGAGCTTTGATACGGAGAACAGGAAGAAGATGCCGGCTAATGTTGCAGTGCCGGCTATGCCCATCTTTCATTATGATAACTATGATGCGGCGAGACATTACATACAGATGCATTTTGGGCACAACAGGGGAAAAATTACCCAATTCAATTACCCGGTTACACACAGGCAGGCCGAACGCATGCTGATATTTTTCCTGAAAGAGAAATTGCCCCATTTTGGGGAATATCAGGATGCAATTGTAAAGGAGGAACATTACCTGTTTCATTCTATTTTATCCTCTTCGTTGAATATTGGTTTACTCTCTCCGGAAACGGTTATAAAGAAAGCGATCAGTTATGGCACCAGATATCGTATTCCGCTGAATGCGCTGGAAGGATTTATCAGGCAGGTAATTGGCTGGCGGGAGTTTATGAGAGCGGTGTATACGAAGGAAGGGGTGAAACAACGGACGACTAACTTCTTTGGATTTACACGAAAAATCCCAATATGCTTTTATACTGGCGAAACTGGTATTCCCCCTATTGACAATATTATTCACAATTTAGAGGATAGGGCTTATGTGCATCATATTGAAAGATTGATGGTGTTGGGGAATTTTATGTTGTTGTGTGAGTTTGATCCGGATGAGGTGTATAGATGGTTTATGGAGCACTTTATTGATGCATATGATTGGGTAATGGTGCCGAATGTATATGGTATGAGTCAGTTTGCGGATGGAGGGTTGATGAGCACAAAGCCTTATATTTCTTCTTCTAATTACATATTGAAAATGAGTGATTACAAGCGGGGGCCGTGGTGTGAAATATGGGATGCATTGTTTTGGCGGTTTATGCATGTGCATCATGAACTCATTAAGAACAATGCAAGGTTGGCAATGTTGAAGATTCCACCGGCGAAGCAAAAACATTATGTGGAAATTGCGGAGGAGTACCTGAAGAAAATTTGTGAGGAAGTGGTGACAGTAAAAAAGTGA
- a CDS encoding Crp/Fnr family transcriptional regulator: MSDFNQIKAAVFSFQPLDDTEWAEFSQTLHLKTYKKGDFLIRDGEVESQIYYLNTGATRHYFIRDGKEFTVDFQFAGDFVTAYYSLITREPSTVFVEVLEETMAVLINYRELQSFYAHSHHGERIGRLMAEYQYIKRLRREMDLLSRTAEERYAGLLKRAPALISNISVKHLSSYLGIQPESLSRIRKQLLGN, encoded by the coding sequence ATGAGTGATTTCAACCAGATAAAGGCCGCGGTATTCAGTTTTCAGCCACTCGACGACACAGAATGGGCGGAGTTTTCGCAGACCCTGCACCTCAAAACGTATAAAAAAGGTGACTTCCTGATCAGGGATGGGGAAGTGGAAAGCCAGATCTATTACTTGAACACAGGGGCTACCCGCCATTACTTTATCCGGGATGGCAAAGAATTTACGGTAGATTTTCAGTTTGCAGGCGATTTTGTGACCGCTTATTATTCCCTCATTACCCGGGAGCCAAGTACAGTATTTGTAGAAGTATTGGAAGAGACAATGGCCGTTCTCATCAACTACCGGGAATTACAGTCTTTCTACGCACATTCTCATCATGGAGAGCGGATTGGACGTCTGATGGCTGAATATCAGTATATAAAACGGCTGAGGCGGGAGATGGACTTATTATCCCGCACTGCGGAAGAGCGTTATGCAGGTTTACTAAAAAGAGCGCCAGCATTAATAAGCAATATCTCTGTGAAACATTTATCTTCTTACCTGGGTATACAGCCTGAAAGTTTAAGCCGGATCAGAAAACAGCTTTTGGGAAACTAA
- a CDS encoding MarR family winged helix-turn-helix transcriptional regulator — MSLLKLENQVCFPLYAASRQITALYRPLLEELDLTYPQYLVMMVLWEHSVITVKALGELLFLDSGTLTPLLKRLEEKGMVKRTRDEQDERVVNIALTPVGKKMEKSAEKIPAQLACEMDMSEKELKQLRATLHKLLNKVGHI, encoded by the coding sequence ATGAGTTTGCTGAAACTGGAAAATCAGGTTTGTTTTCCGCTCTACGCGGCCTCCCGGCAGATCACCGCCCTCTACCGGCCGTTGCTGGAAGAGCTGGACCTCACCTACCCTCAGTACCTGGTCATGATGGTGCTCTGGGAGCATAGCGTGATAACAGTGAAAGCCCTGGGTGAACTATTATTCCTTGACAGTGGTACCCTGACGCCATTACTCAAGCGACTGGAAGAAAAAGGGATGGTGAAGCGTACAAGGGACGAACAGGATGAGCGCGTGGTAAATATTGCCCTGACGCCAGTTGGCAAAAAGATGGAAAAGAGCGCAGAAAAAATACCCGCACAGCTGGCCTGTGAAATGGATATGAGTGAAAAAGAACTGAAGCAGCTGCGTGCTACACTACATAAATTATTAAATAAAGTAGGACACATTTAA
- a CDS encoding organic hydroperoxide resistance protein: MEQALYSTSVTVTGGRNGHVKSTDGILELDVRIPKEMGGPGGATNPEQLFAAGYAACFDSALNLMIRNAKVETGTSSVTAKVSIGKQGVGFALFVEMSVNIPGVEIEKAKELVERAHEVCPYSNATRGNIDVAFHVTVEGE, from the coding sequence ATGGAACAAGCTTTGTATTCAACATCAGTAACCGTAACAGGTGGTAGGAATGGTCATGTTAAATCTACAGATGGCATCCTGGAACTGGACGTCAGGATCCCAAAAGAAATGGGTGGTCCTGGTGGAGCGACCAATCCTGAACAATTGTTTGCCGCTGGCTATGCAGCCTGCTTTGACAGCGCGTTGAACCTTATGATCAGGAATGCAAAAGTGGAAACCGGTACTTCTTCTGTGACAGCAAAGGTAAGCATCGGAAAACAAGGTGTGGGCTTTGCACTGTTTGTGGAAATGAGTGTGAATATTCCAGGTGTGGAAATTGAAAAGGCAAAAGAATTGGTAGAAAGGGCGCATGAAGTTTGTCCTTACTCCAATGCAACAAGAGGTAATATAGATGTCGCATTTCATGTGACAGTTGAAGGTGAATAA
- a CDS encoding serine hydrolase produces MRIFTTALILLTIHAHAQYNGTYEYSDPATLQIATSPKDHQLYAIIKESKYLLKVYNKDTFLNGSNQQVIFKRDNNKITGYTVDGHTYRRLNNTVTFQWYARKDTHWNYRIPADRHDGLTPGSLNTSGVDTARIHTLISRIIDNSYPDVHSILLVKDGKLILEEYFYGYTENTTHQLRSATKSVSSAMIGLAIQKGLINSVQDKVVSFFPDYNITDSIKNTITIRDLMTQQSGFACDDTDPNSPGNEVKIYPTDDWIKYILNLPMTHIPGTTAAYCSGNTLLIDRIVEKASGQSLSAFAKDNLFAPLGITRFKWNFQPDKTQQDEFGQLYLRPRDMAKIGMLFLNKGKWKEKQLIPEAFVQESFSKQSVVEDIDYGYTWWLETLKNIPGIAAKGNGGQRIFIWPGLNMVAVITAGNYNQQSPANRLLIECVL; encoded by the coding sequence ATGCGCATCTTTACAACGGCTCTTATATTGCTCACCATCCATGCTCATGCACAATACAATGGCACCTATGAATATAGCGATCCCGCTACTTTGCAAATCGCCACTTCTCCCAAAGACCACCAGCTCTATGCTATTATTAAAGAAAGTAAATACCTGCTGAAGGTATATAACAAGGATACGTTTCTAAACGGCTCCAATCAACAGGTCATTTTTAAAAGAGATAATAATAAAATCACTGGCTATACAGTAGATGGCCACACTTATCGAAGGCTTAACAATACGGTTACTTTTCAATGGTATGCAAGAAAAGATACCCACTGGAATTATCGTATCCCTGCCGACAGGCATGATGGCCTTACACCCGGTTCGCTCAATACTTCAGGTGTAGATACCGCGCGGATCCATACCTTAATATCCCGCATCATAGATAACAGCTATCCTGATGTACACAGCATACTGCTTGTTAAAGATGGGAAACTAATTCTCGAAGAGTATTTTTACGGCTATACCGAAAACACGACTCACCAGCTGCGGTCAGCGACCAAAAGCGTCTCCTCCGCTATGATTGGATTGGCTATTCAAAAAGGGCTTATCAACAGCGTGCAGGATAAAGTGGTGAGCTTCTTTCCTGATTACAATATCACAGACTCTATTAAGAATACCATTACTATCCGCGATCTCATGACACAGCAATCCGGCTTTGCCTGTGATGATACAGATCCAAATTCTCCCGGGAATGAAGTAAAAATATATCCGACAGATGATTGGATCAAGTACATCCTCAACCTGCCCATGACACACATCCCGGGTACCACGGCCGCCTATTGTTCCGGGAATACGCTGCTGATAGACAGAATTGTGGAAAAAGCTTCCGGGCAGTCGCTTTCTGCATTTGCAAAAGATAATCTGTTTGCGCCTTTGGGCATTACCCGGTTTAAATGGAATTTCCAGCCGGATAAGACGCAGCAGGATGAATTCGGACAGTTATATCTAAGGCCAAGAGATATGGCTAAAATCGGAATGTTATTCTTAAATAAGGGGAAGTGGAAAGAGAAGCAATTGATTCCGGAAGCATTTGTACAGGAATCGTTTTCAAAACAATCAGTTGTGGAAGATATTGATTACGGGTATACATGGTGGCTGGAAACGCTGAAAAACATCCCGGGTATAGCGGCCAAAGGGAATGGCGGGCAGCGTATTTTTATATGGCCGGGATTGAATATGGTGGCAGTGATTACGGCGGGGAATTATAATCAGCAATCGCCAGCGAATAGGTTGTTGATAGAATGTGTGTTGTAA
- a CDS encoding helix-turn-helix transcriptional regulator gives MEHIADNFSIEILECTEWKERNRKNNFFELVYILDGHGQHIANHIPVPYQPQEVFLLPAAKCHSYHIEEKTTFLFIRFTTHYFAPGIIDYTQWMNRMNFILANHDYLPGELVTDPDDKVQLQRFLDIIQYEYKKNESCGPSIIRNTLASILALISRNIQRKIQSAQSYKDQRFTHLIEYINYNLLDAKKITVKHLAKEFHIPTTYFSEYFSRNADENFQDYVLRSKIRIAVSRAKYTDATFQGIALELGFTDSSHLNRMMKKYSGKTMRAIREEMG, from the coding sequence ATGGAGCATATTGCAGACAACTTCTCCATCGAAATACTGGAATGCACAGAATGGAAGGAGAGAAACAGGAAAAACAATTTCTTTGAATTAGTTTACATATTGGATGGCCATGGTCAGCATATCGCTAATCATATACCTGTTCCATATCAGCCACAGGAGGTATTTTTGCTGCCTGCGGCAAAATGCCACAGCTATCATATCGAGGAAAAAACTACGTTCCTTTTTATTCGTTTTACCACGCACTACTTCGCACCGGGTATTATCGACTATACCCAATGGATGAATCGTATGAACTTCATTCTTGCCAATCATGATTATTTGCCGGGGGAGCTTGTGACTGATCCTGATGATAAAGTGCAGTTACAAAGGTTTCTCGATATCATTCAATATGAATATAAAAAGAATGAGAGTTGTGGGCCTTCTATCATTCGCAATACACTTGCTTCAATTCTTGCGCTCATCAGCAGGAATATCCAAAGAAAGATACAAAGTGCGCAGTCTTATAAAGATCAGCGGTTCACGCATTTAATTGAATATATCAATTATAATTTGCTGGATGCAAAGAAAATAACTGTCAAACATCTGGCTAAGGAATTTCATATTCCCACTACTTATTTTAGTGAATATTTTTCGAGGAATGCGGATGAAAATTTTCAGGATTATGTGCTACGATCTAAGATCCGGATTGCGGTATCAAGAGCGAAATATACGGATGCGACTTTTCAGGGTATTGCGCTGGAATTGGGATTTACGGATAGTAGTCATCTGAACAGGATGATGAAAAAATATAGTGGGAAGACGATGCGTGCTATACGAGAGGAGATGGGGTAG
- a CDS encoding carboxymuconolactone decarboxylase family protein translates to MDYKEIAKKTVGYLYQAHGSIRNSGIDSLLIALVELRVSQISGCAYCCQFHAGELREMGMPQEVIDQIPGFRHSTDFTAKQRLVLEYAEAVTGLKGNIQLLTNYFTEREIVELTTSIALMGTLNRLRMILTDIT, encoded by the coding sequence ATGGATTACAAAGAGATTGCAAAGAAGACAGTAGGGTATCTATACCAGGCACATGGTAGTATTCGTAACTCAGGGATAGATTCTTTATTGATTGCATTGGTAGAATTGCGGGTGTCTCAGATCAGTGGCTGTGCATATTGTTGTCAGTTTCATGCAGGCGAACTGAGAGAAATGGGGATGCCACAGGAGGTGATAGACCAGATACCGGGGTTCCGGCATTCAACGGATTTTACAGCAAAGCAACGATTGGTATTGGAATATGCAGAGGCGGTGACGGGCTTAAAAGGGAATATTCAATTGTTAACGAATTACTTTACGGAAAGAGAAATCGTGGAGTTGACAACCAGCATTGCCTTAATGGGAACGTTAAACAGATTGAGAATGATATTGACGGACATCACCTGA
- a CDS encoding sodium:proton antiporter has protein sequence MDTFTLIAALITISALISYLNIRFIKLPGAIGVMFVSILLSIFILVTGKAFPTAFNFIRELMHSIDFTKTLLDVMLAFLLFASAFHFEYKKLKEQKRPVLVLSTIGVVGSTIIFGLLLDITTTLLGIDLPLVYCFLFGALISPTDPVAVMSVLKKSRIPSSLETIISGESLLNDGVGLILFVTIGEVAAQEATFSLSHALDLFAKEVFGGLALGTVTAVVTGYLTKKIQEFQTSVLVSISMVMMISILGSYLHVSIPLAAVAAGLILGSSSIGAKSNKELQDYLHRFWELIDELLNIILFVMIGLQIVVLPFIGHYWFIGLVAVLFVLIARGVSIAVPSMIMRRSLKTNFNNTTILVWAGLRGGISVALALSLPESPYKELILSASYIIVVFSVIVQGLTLNKVVNRFVK, from the coding sequence ATGGATACATTTACACTCATTGCGGCTTTGATCACTATCAGTGCGTTGATTTCATACCTTAATATCCGTTTTATCAAACTGCCTGGTGCTATCGGCGTGATGTTTGTCTCTATCCTGCTCTCGATCTTTATATTGGTGACAGGTAAGGCTTTTCCTACAGCTTTCAATTTCATACGTGAGTTGATGCACAGCATTGATTTTACAAAAACATTGCTGGATGTCATGTTAGCCTTCCTCTTATTCGCCAGTGCATTTCACTTTGAATATAAGAAACTAAAGGAGCAGAAGCGACCGGTATTGGTCTTAAGTACGATTGGTGTGGTCGGCTCTACAATCATTTTTGGGTTGCTGTTGGATATTACGACGACATTGCTGGGGATTGATCTGCCACTTGTATATTGCTTTCTTTTTGGGGCATTGATATCGCCTACAGACCCGGTGGCGGTGATGTCTGTATTGAAGAAGTCAAGGATTCCCTCTTCGCTGGAAACCATCATATCCGGAGAGTCATTACTAAATGATGGGGTAGGTCTGATCCTCTTTGTTACTATTGGCGAAGTGGCAGCACAGGAAGCGACTTTCTCTTTGTCGCATGCGTTGGATTTATTTGCCAAAGAAGTATTTGGAGGTCTGGCGTTGGGTACAGTCACGGCGGTAGTAACGGGTTATCTCACCAAGAAAATTCAGGAGTTCCAGACATCGGTGCTGGTATCGATTTCTATGGTGATGATGATCTCTATATTGGGTAGTTATCTGCACGTATCAATACCGCTGGCGGCAGTAGCGGCTGGTTTGATATTGGGTAGTTCTTCTATTGGTGCCAAGAGTAATAAAGAATTGCAGGATTACCTGCATCGTTTCTGGGAACTGATCGATGAATTGCTGAATATTATTTTGTTTGTGATGATTGGTTTGCAGATAGTGGTGTTGCCATTTATCGGGCATTACTGGTTTATTGGTTTAGTAGCGGTGTTGTTTGTATTGATCGCAAGAGGTGTCAGTATAGCAGTGCCTTCAATGATCATGAGGCGTTCATTGAAGACGAATTTCAATAATACGACTATATTGGTATGGGCAGGATTGCGCGGTGGTATTTCTGTGGCATTGGCGCTGTCGCTGCCTGAGTCGCCTTATAAGGAGCTGATCTTATCCGCTAGTTATATCATTGTTGTTTTCTCTGTCATTGTGCAGGGATTGACGTTGAATAAGGTGGTGAACAGGTTTGTAAAGTAA
- a CDS encoding Lrp/AsnC family transcriptional regulator produces the protein MDVYDSKILRLLIQNSRITGADIARKINLSLPAVTERLRKLDRSGVIDRYTIKVNREQLGLRLMAFIHVWIDHTKNHPIKDQLLAMEEVMECHHVAGDADLLLKVLVHDTAALEQLLVNKIKGIKGVTRTATTIILSTYKEEINAKL, from the coding sequence ATGGATGTATACGATAGCAAAATACTACGGCTGCTTATACAGAACTCCCGGATCACGGGGGCGGACATCGCCAGAAAAATTAATCTTTCTTTGCCGGCGGTGACAGAAAGACTGCGGAAACTTGACCGTTCCGGGGTTATTGATCGCTATACCATCAAGGTGAACAGGGAGCAATTGGGGTTACGGCTCATGGCGTTTATTCATGTATGGATTGACCACACAAAGAATCACCCTATAAAAGACCAGCTGTTGGCCATGGAGGAAGTGATGGAATGCCACCATGTGGCGGGGGATGCTGATTTGTTGTTAAAAGTGTTGGTGCATGATACGGCGGCATTGGAACAATTGCTGGTGAATAAGATCAAGGGGATAAAGGGAGTGACGCGCACAGCTACAACGATTATTCTGAGTACTTATAAAGAAGAAATAAACGCCAAACTATGA
- a CDS encoding NAD-dependent epimerase/dehydratase family protein, producing MQTILGSGGAIGTPLARELKAYTDKIRLVARKPVQVNGDDELITADLTNVADVDRAVAGSEVVYLTVGLEYNIKVWRRDWPVIMKNVIDACVKHNARLVFLDNVYMYGKNEIPHMTESSTIAPPSKKGEVRAALHHMLLQAKGLKVAIARSADFYGPGVKNGMLTITVQEEFKKGKKAYWQLDPNKIHTFTYTPDAAKGTAIIGNTPDAFGQVWHLPTSSEKVTGKEFIERIAGIMQVKPKYYILARWMMGLMGLFVPIVKEIKEMSYQYDRDYIFDSSKFEKRFNFKPTTYATGLPASVAS from the coding sequence ATGCAAACAATACTTGGATCTGGTGGTGCTATTGGTACCCCACTGGCACGCGAACTGAAAGCTTATACAGATAAGATCCGCCTGGTAGCCAGGAAGCCTGTGCAGGTGAATGGGGATGATGAGCTGATTACGGCTGATCTGACAAACGTTGCGGATGTGGATCGTGCGGTTGCCGGTTCGGAGGTGGTGTACCTTACCGTAGGATTAGAATATAATATCAAGGTATGGCGCCGCGACTGGCCTGTAATCATGAAGAATGTGATCGATGCGTGTGTGAAGCACAATGCCCGTCTTGTATTTCTGGATAATGTGTACATGTATGGTAAGAATGAGATCCCTCATATGACAGAAAGCTCTACCATTGCACCACCCAGTAAAAAAGGCGAAGTGAGAGCAGCCTTGCACCATATGCTCCTGCAGGCAAAAGGATTGAAGGTGGCGATTGCCAGAAGTGCGGATTTTTATGGTCCTGGTGTAAAGAATGGGATGCTGACGATTACCGTACAGGAAGAGTTTAAAAAAGGGAAAAAGGCTTACTGGCAGTTGGATCCTAATAAAATACATACTTTTACTTATACCCCGGATGCGGCTAAAGGAACTGCTATTATAGGGAATACCCCCGATGCCTTTGGTCAGGTATGGCATTTACCTACTTCTTCTGAAAAAGTAACCGGAAAGGAGTTTATTGAAAGGATAGCAGGGATCATGCAGGTCAAACCTAAGTACTATATCCTTGCCAGGTGGATGATGGGATTAATGGGCCTCTTTGTGCCTATTGTAAAGGAAATAAAGGAAATGTCTTACCAGTATGACCGGGATTATATATTTGATAGCAGTAAATTTGAAAAACGCTTCAATTTCAAGCCGACCACTTATGCAACAGGCCTTCCGGCAAGTGTAGCCAGCTAA
- a CDS encoding Crp/Fnr family transcriptional regulator has protein sequence MSYELISTMRKDVVMADDEAAYILSYFKEQQFRRNTVLLHAGDVAHEVFFVTRGSLHQFYNDEAGNERTCNFTFENEFATDLESFSKKTVSPSTIKTLTPTTCLTITCSDLVPLMKESRAMNDFFFLLVERIAAVSIRRTKALLSSTPEKQFLDLLEEKPEIIQRVPQRYIAQYLGIAPESLSRIRKRLIPAKKP, from the coding sequence ATGTCATACGAACTTATTTCGACAATGAGGAAGGATGTAGTGATGGCGGATGATGAAGCTGCCTATATCCTTTCTTATTTTAAAGAACAACAATTCAGGCGGAATACCGTGTTACTCCATGCCGGAGATGTGGCGCATGAGGTATTCTTTGTGACCCGGGGGAGTCTGCACCAGTTTTATAATGATGAAGCTGGTAATGAGCGCACCTGTAATTTTACCTTTGAAAATGAGTTCGCGACAGACCTGGAGAGTTTTTCTAAAAAGACGGTGTCTCCTTCTACGATCAAGACCCTGACGCCTACCACCTGTTTGACGATCACCTGTTCAGATCTGGTCCCCCTGATGAAGGAATCCAGGGCCATGAATGACTTTTTCTTTCTGCTGGTAGAGCGTATTGCCGCCGTCAGTATTCGTCGTACGAAAGCCCTGCTGTCTTCTACCCCGGAAAAACAGTTCCTGGACCTGCTGGAAGAAAAGCCGGAAATTATTCAACGCGTTCCGCAGCGCTATATCGCTCAATATCTGGGCATTGCGCCGGAGAGCTTGAGTCGGATCAGAAAACGGCTAATTCCGGCTAAAAAACCTTAA
- a CDS encoding chorismate mutase: MKRRIFSTMFLAMGLVAAKAQQKDTLTINRDKINQLDKEIVHLLGERMEAARAIGIYKQAHNMEVLQSNRFNEVLQKAIETGKAEGLSEEFIRALYEAIHKESIRQQEALKKK; this comes from the coding sequence ATGAAAAGACGGATCTTCTCAACAATGTTCCTGGCCATGGGTCTGGTAGCCGCAAAGGCTCAACAAAAAGACACATTAACTATTAACAGGGACAAAATTAACCAGTTAGACAAAGAGATCGTTCATCTTCTGGGCGAAAGAATGGAAGCTGCCAGGGCGATTGGTATTTACAAGCAGGCACATAACATGGAAGTGCTGCAATCCAATCGTTTTAATGAAGTATTGCAAAAGGCGATAGAAACCGGTAAAGCAGAAGGTCTTTCAGAAGAATTTATCAGAGCGCTTTATGAAGCGATTCATAAAGAAAGCATCAGGCAACAGGAAGCCCTGAAGAAGAAGTAA
- a CDS encoding MFS transporter codes for MEYNFRRWFVSLTAMICLALAGFNYAGIDVAYNDIRGNLGATLNQVSRITTVYILGTLIIVPFSSWLSSQLGRRNYLGWAVICFTVCSFFCGNATSLDMLIVYRFLQGMGAGAMLVSSHTILTESWPIEKRATSQLLVLAGLGLGAALGNPISGYITDEYSWIFIFFANIPLGIIACLLVFVFVKNGSDKKDEDWQARILLTVGACCLYVGLERCQYVGELNVPVMILLLLVGLTGIILFIWRQYHLLNINLRAGLVLFLFYSFISGIQIVISNSSLNALTASNYDSFWVVALIPIVVILITTALIQRNRKMIRPVIIVGMLLLMISLCLCLKDVSFPAILILSIAEAMLSISILTLALSELEGKELGRGVAYYYVIGKIGGVLTSLLYFVIPYLLEMFK; via the coding sequence ATGGAATATAATTTTCGCCGTTGGTTTGTCTCGCTGACAGCTATGATCTGTCTTGCGCTGGCAGGATTTAATTATGCAGGTATAGACGTTGCTTACAATGATATAAGGGGAAACCTGGGCGCTACCTTAAATCAGGTCAGCCGGATCACAACTGTCTATATACTTGGTACTTTAATTATTGTTCCATTTAGCAGCTGGTTGTCTTCACAGCTGGGGCGAAGGAATTATTTAGGATGGGCTGTAATTTGTTTTACTGTCTGTTCTTTTTTTTGTGGTAATGCCACAAGTCTGGATATGCTGATAGTGTACCGGTTCCTCCAGGGGATGGGGGCAGGTGCAATGCTGGTATCTTCACATACTATTCTTACAGAGAGCTGGCCGATAGAGAAGCGTGCTACGTCTCAGCTATTAGTACTGGCGGGACTGGGTTTGGGAGCAGCATTAGGGAATCCTATATCAGGGTATATAACAGATGAATATTCATGGATCTTTATCTTTTTTGCAAATATTCCGCTGGGTATAATTGCCTGTCTGCTGGTATTTGTATTTGTGAAAAACGGCTCTGATAAAAAGGATGAGGATTGGCAGGCAAGGATTCTACTGACTGTAGGAGCATGTTGTCTATATGTAGGGTTGGAGCGATGTCAGTATGTAGGTGAGTTGAATGTGCCAGTGATGATATTGTTGTTGCTGGTGGGATTGACCGGGATAATTTTATTCATCTGGCGTCAATACCATTTATTGAATATTAATTTACGTGCCGGGTTGGTATTATTCTTATTTTATTCTTTTATATCAGGGATTCAGATAGTTATTTCCAATTCATCCTTAAATGCTTTGACAGCATCTAATTACGATTCCTTTTGGGTGGTTGCATTGATACCTATAGTTGTCATACTTATTACTACTGCATTGATACAGCGGAACCGTAAGATGATCAGGCCTGTCATTATAGTAGGGATGCTGTTGTTGATGATTAGTTTATGTTTATGCCTGAAGGATGTGAGCTTTCCGGCGATACTGATCCTTAGTATAGCGGAGGCTATGTTATCTATATCAATCCTTACATTAGCGCTTTCAGAGCTGGAAGGGAAAGAGCTGGGTAGGGGAGTCGCTTATTATTATGTGATTGGGAAAATAGGTGGGGTTTTAACTTCACTGTTGTATTTTGTGATTCCTTATTTGTTGGAAATGTTTAAATAG